A genomic window from Silene latifolia isolate original U9 population chromosome 11, ASM4854445v1, whole genome shotgun sequence includes:
- the LOC141613981 gene encoding uncharacterized protein LOC141613981, with protein MNNVGLFGLIETRVKSINISKVISGLGTGWNYEVNNDIRDGGRIWILWNPSIFNVSIIKKEVQVIHLHVSHLQSGYAWVCSMVYGCNKDSDRHDLWNSLIQMKANYLEPWIVMGDFNNVLHFDERIGSSVTAAEVRAFQDCVDVCGLYDLIVTGAYFTWNNKQEGECRVFSRIDRVMANASWILNGPSGIANFLPEGLYDHSPCILSLWEDCDRKKNSFKYFNMWGKDEKFLSIVQQTWSAVVRGCRMFQVAIKLKRLKTPLKKLNREGYGDIINSATAAKMYLQKVQTKLHLDPRNLVLQSEEKIASNTFKELDEAKNLFLGQKANIQWMCCNDDNT; from the coding sequence ATGAATAATGTTGGTCTTTTTGGCTTAATTGAAACTAGGGTTAAATCAATAAATATTAGCAAGGTTATTAGTGGATTAGGGACTGGGTGGAATTATGAAGTTAATAATGACATTAGAGATGGGGGGAGGATTTGGATTCTTTGGAATCCCTCTATTTTTAATGTCAGTATCATTAAGAAAGAGGTACAAGTCATACACTTACATGTTTCTCATTTACAGTCTGGGTATGCTTGGGTCTGCTCTATGGTGTATGGATGCAATAAGGATAGTGATAGACATGATCTTTGGAATTCTTTAATTCAAATGAAGGCTAACTATTTGGAGCCATGGATTGTCATGGGAGACTTTAATAATGTTCTTCATTTTGATGAGAGAATTGGTTCTAGTGTCACAGCAGCTGAGGTTAGAGCGTTTCAGGATTGTGTGGACGTATGTGGTTTGTATGATCTAATTGTGACTGGGGCATATTTTACTTGGAATAATAAACAGGAAGGTGAGTGTAGGGTGTTCAGTAGGATTGATAGGGTTATGGCAAATGCTTCTTGGATTCTTAATGGCCCTTCTGGTATTGCTAACTTTCTACCTGAGGGCTTGTATGATCATAGCCCTTGCATCCTTAGTTTATGGGAGGACTGTGACAGAAAGAAGAATAGttttaaatattttaacatgtggggcAAAGATGAGAAGTTCCTGAGTATTGTTCAACAGACTTGGTCTGCTGTTGTGAGGGGTTGCAGAATGTTTCAGGTGGCCATTAAACTTAAAAGATTAAAAACCCCCCTTAAGAAACTTAATAGGGAAGGGTATGGAGATATTATTAACTCTGCCACTGCTGCCAAAATGTACCTTCAGAAGGTACAAACTAAGCTCCATTTGGATCCTAGGAACCTGGTTCTGCAGTCTGAAGAAAAGATTGCCTCTAACACATTCAAGGAATTAGATGAGGCTAAGAATTTGTTTCTGGGGCAGAAAGCAAATATTCAATGGATGTGTTGTAATGATGATAACACCTAA